Proteins encoded in a region of the Chryseobacterium piperi genome:
- a CDS encoding glycosyltransferase has translation MKKISVIFILPDLETGGAERIITTIANHLSRDRFEPKILLLRKQGGYLDFLNDDVEIIDINTERIRHSLKPILSEIYRRKPDIVFSGFGEVNAYLSLFVKLFPKTKFIARETNVVSEHVTRKEIKFFYNFYNNYQRIIAQSDDMMKDLMRNFNVKSNKIIKINNPVDFDFIDQKLMTSKKPESFQYNFKNVVAIGNLSSRKGFDNLLKVFSRLKNENILLHILGDGKDRDILHQMKDFLGLRHVFFHGRQENPYQFLKYADLFILSSRYEGFPNVLLEAGACGTYALANNCPGGINEIIQDQVNGEISDIDNHEDFSQKIMSILHQTYDKEAIKNSIKSRFSKNIILDKYEKVLLDLMK, from the coding sequence ATGAAAAAGATTTCTGTTATATTTATTCTGCCGGATCTGGAAACCGGAGGCGCAGAAAGGATTATTACCACCATTGCAAATCATCTTTCCCGAGATCGTTTTGAGCCTAAGATTTTGCTTTTGCGAAAGCAGGGCGGTTACCTTGATTTCCTTAATGATGATGTGGAGATTATCGATATTAATACAGAAAGAATCAGACACTCCCTGAAACCTATTTTATCAGAAATCTACAGGAGAAAACCCGATATTGTTTTTTCGGGATTTGGAGAGGTCAATGCCTATCTTTCATTATTTGTGAAACTTTTTCCAAAAACAAAATTCATTGCCAGAGAGACTAATGTGGTCAGTGAACATGTTACAAGAAAGGAAATTAAATTCTTCTATAATTTTTATAATAATTATCAGAGAATCATTGCCCAGAGTGATGATATGATGAAAGATCTGATGAGGAATTTCAATGTGAAATCAAATAAAATTATCAAAATAAATAATCCTGTCGACTTTGATTTTATCGATCAGAAATTAATGACTTCCAAAAAACCGGAAAGCTTTCAATATAACTTTAAAAATGTAGTGGCAATCGGTAATTTATCTTCCAGAAAAGGATTTGATAATTTATTGAAAGTTTTTTCAAGGCTTAAAAATGAAAATATCCTGCTTCACATTTTAGGAGACGGAAAGGACCGGGATATTCTTCACCAGATGAAAGACTTCCTCGGGCTAAGACATGTATTTTTCCATGGAAGACAGGAAAACCCTTATCAGTTCTTAAAATATGCCGACCTGTTTATTCTTTCTTCGAGATACGAAGGGTTTCCTAATGTATTATTAGAAGCAGGAGCTTGTGGTACCTATGCATTGGCGAATAACTGCCCAGGAGGAATCAATGAGATTATTCAGGATCAGGTTAACGGTGAAATTTCAGATATTGATAATCATGAAGATTTTTCTCAGAAAATTATGAGTATTCTGCACCAAACCTATGATAAAGAGGCAATTAAAAATTCTATTAAATCACGATTTTCAAAGAATATTATCCTTGATAAATATGAAAAGGTCCTGTTGGATTTGATGAAATAA
- the lpdA gene encoding dihydrolipoyl dehydrogenase yields the protein MSQFDVTVIGSGPGGYVAAIRAAQLGFKTAIIEKYSTLGGTCLNVGCIPSKALLDSSEHFENAKHNFASHGIIINDPQADIARMVERKNEVVDQTTKGIQFLMDKNKITVFEGLGSFESATQIKITKNDGSSETIESKYTIIATGSKPSSLPFISLDKERVITSTEALNLKEIPKHLVVIGGGVIGLELGSVYLRLGSQVTVVEFMDKIIPGMDGALSKELTKVLKKQGMKFMLSTAVSAVERNGDTVKVTAKDKKGEEVVVEGDYCLVSVGRKPYTEGLGLEKAGVELDERGRIKTNDHLQTNVSNIYAIGDVIKGAMLAHKASEEGTLVAEIIAGQKPHINYNLIPGVVYTWPEVAGVGKTEEQLKEEGVAYKVGSFPMRALGRSRASGDVDGLVKIIADEKTDEILGMHIIGARAADLIAEGVIAMEFRASAEDIVRSSHAHPTYAEAIKEAALDATEKRAIHM from the coding sequence ATGAGTCAATTCGATGTTACCGTAATAGGTTCTGGTCCTGGTGGTTATGTTGCTGCCATTCGTGCTGCACAATTGGGTTTCAAAACAGCAATTATTGAAAAGTATTCAACTTTAGGAGGAACTTGTCTTAACGTTGGGTGTATCCCGTCAAAAGCGCTTTTAGACAGTTCTGAGCATTTCGAAAATGCGAAACATAATTTTGCAAGCCACGGAATCATTATCAATGATCCGCAAGCCGATATCGCAAGAATGGTTGAGCGTAAAAACGAAGTTGTAGATCAAACAACTAAAGGGATTCAGTTTTTGATGGACAAAAATAAAATCACTGTTTTTGAAGGTCTTGGAAGTTTCGAATCTGCTACTCAGATCAAAATAACTAAAAATGACGGTTCTTCTGAAACGATAGAATCAAAATATACCATTATTGCAACGGGTTCTAAGCCGTCTTCACTACCTTTTATCTCTCTTGATAAAGAAAGAGTGATTACTTCTACAGAAGCATTGAACCTTAAAGAAATTCCTAAGCATTTAGTAGTAATCGGAGGTGGAGTAATCGGTCTTGAACTAGGTTCTGTATATTTGAGATTAGGATCTCAGGTAACAGTGGTTGAGTTTATGGATAAGATCATTCCTGGAATGGATGGTGCTCTAAGTAAAGAATTGACTAAAGTTCTTAAAAAGCAGGGGATGAAGTTTATGCTTTCTACAGCTGTTTCTGCAGTGGAAAGAAACGGAGATACTGTGAAAGTTACTGCTAAAGATAAAAAAGGAGAAGAGGTAGTTGTAGAAGGAGATTATTGTCTAGTTTCCGTAGGAAGAAAGCCTTATACAGAAGGATTGGGTCTTGAGAAAGCCGGTGTTGAACTGGATGAGAGAGGAAGAATCAAAACAAACGATCACTTACAAACTAATGTTTCCAATATTTATGCAATCGGAGATGTTATCAAAGGAGCTATGCTTGCTCATAAAGCTAGTGAAGAAGGAACTTTGGTTGCTGAAATCATTGCAGGTCAAAAACCACATATCAATTATAACCTGATTCCAGGTGTTGTGTATACATGGCCGGAAGTTGCAGGAGTTGGTAAAACTGAAGAGCAGTTGAAAGAAGAAGGTGTTGCTTATAAAGTAGGTTCTTTCCCAATGAGAGCTTTAGGAAGAAGCCGTGCGAGTGGTGACGTAGATGGTCTTGTGAAGATCATTGCTGATGAGAAGACTGATGAAATTTTAGGAATGCATATTATCGGAGCAAGAGCAGCCGATTTAATTGCTGAAGGTGTCATTGCTATGGAATTCCGTGCAAGCGCTGAAGACATTGTTAGAAGTTCTCATGCACACCCTACTTATGCAGAAGCTATCAAAGAAGCTGCATTGGATGCAACAGAAAAAAGAGCTATTCACATGTAA
- a CDS encoding DUF4476 domain-containing protein, translated as MKNILTGLLLVTTTYSFAQEAGKAGELLKNEASKTEMQSAKAQEFDHRSSHENTSGFRKSNNQKFKNPNYQWNQNYGYAEVFLRIPELGYFTVELGDQVISNGSGKYRFFDLQSGRVPISIYDNGFLIYKTTLMLRNNNRMVLDFFTNEGLYLLDSYPVQSESYGFNDWNDVWNNPYGNQSGNWSQSGNTMSNETFQRFFGMLQDNERFDDGKIRMINQQMRSSMFTSQQIRDLVKSLSFDKNKLALAKSMYKRCVDKNKYFLVYDAFDFEGSKRELMDYISKL; from the coding sequence ATGAAAAATATATTGACGGGCTTATTGCTTGTTACGACAACTTATTCATTTGCTCAGGAAGCTGGAAAAGCGGGTGAACTTTTAAAAAATGAAGCTTCTAAAACAGAAATGCAATCTGCAAAAGCACAGGAGTTTGATCATAGGAGTAGTCATGAAAATACTTCCGGTTTTAGAAAGTCCAATAATCAAAAATTTAAAAATCCAAATTACCAATGGAATCAGAACTATGGTTATGCTGAAGTCTTTTTAAGAATTCCTGAACTGGGCTATTTTACTGTTGAGCTAGGAGACCAGGTAATATCAAACGGCTCTGGAAAATACCGTTTTTTTGACCTGCAATCCGGTAGAGTGCCTATATCAATTTATGATAACGGCTTTCTCATATATAAAACAACTCTAATGCTCCGAAATAATAACAGAATGGTATTGGACTTTTTTACCAATGAAGGTCTGTATTTACTGGATTCATACCCTGTTCAGAGTGAATCTTATGGTTTCAACGATTGGAATGATGTATGGAATAATCCTTATGGAAATCAATCGGGAAATTGGAGTCAGTCAGGTAATACCATGAGTAATGAAACCTTTCAACGGTTTTTTGGAATGTTACAGGATAATGAAAGGTTTGACGATGGTAAAATCAGGATGATCAATCAGCAGATGCGCAGCTCTATGTTTACCTCTCAGCAAATAAGGGATTTGGTAAAATCTTTAAGCTTTGATAAGAATAAGCTGGCTCTGGCCAAATCAATGTATAAAAGATGTGTTGATAAAAATAAATACTTTTTGGTTTACGATGCATTTGATTTTGAGGGGAGCAAAAGAGAATTGATGGACTATATTTCAAAACTATAA
- a CDS encoding TetR/AcrR family transcriptional regulator, with protein MKGRPNIHKDNELVLRAQKVFWEKGFTATSLADLSLVTGAGAGSLYNTFKGGKKELFKKSLQQRREEFEKFKDLLEKSQHPIVLIKDFFLDIANAENESHRKGCIVANTLVEMTFVDEELEEEAILILKETEKLYTSVIRLEQKKGNLYSTIPAKVLGKYLITFWCGINSLRRMYPDRKVLREQIDLQLQILE; from the coding sequence ATGAAAGGAAGACCTAATATTCACAAAGATAATGAACTGGTTCTAAGAGCTCAGAAAGTATTTTGGGAAAAGGGATTTACAGCAACATCTCTTGCAGATCTAAGCCTTGTAACAGGAGCCGGAGCGGGAAGTTTGTACAACACATTTAAAGGAGGGAAAAAAGAACTTTTCAAAAAAAGTCTGCAACAGAGAAGAGAGGAATTTGAAAAGTTTAAAGATTTATTGGAGAAGAGCCAGCATCCTATTGTTCTTATCAAAGATTTCTTTCTTGACATTGCCAATGCTGAGAATGAATCCCATAGGAAAGGTTGCATCGTGGCTAATACCCTTGTTGAAATGACATTTGTTGATGAAGAATTGGAGGAAGAAGCGATATTGATATTAAAAGAAACAGAAAAGCTTTATACCTCTGTTATCCGGTTAGAACAAAAGAAAGGAAATTTATACTCAACCATTCCAGCTAAGGTTTTAGGGAAATATTTGATCACATTTTGGTGCGGAATCAATTCTTTACGAAGAATGTATCCTGATAGAAAAGTTCTCAGAGAACAGATTGATTTGCAATTACAGATACTGGAATAA
- a CDS encoding SDR family NAD(P)-dependent oxidoreductase → MDLQLKGKKAFISGSTQGIGLSIALKLLEEGANVVINGRNVEKINSVLEKLQKQFPDSEVSGIVADFAKREEVISLSEKLFDVDVLINNVGVFGVNDFYEIPDEDWYQYFEINVMSGMRLSRKLLPEMIRRNSGRIIFISSESGVNIPENMIHYGMTKAAMSALSNGLSKLTKGTSVTVNTILGGPTYSDGVAMAIEHIAETQNLTVEQMKDLIIRQSNPHILLQRFINPEEIANLTIFLSSPLSIATNGASLRADSGVLKII, encoded by the coding sequence ATGGATTTACAATTAAAAGGGAAAAAAGCATTCATTAGCGGATCTACACAAGGAATAGGACTTTCTATTGCGTTGAAACTCTTGGAAGAAGGGGCAAACGTAGTTATTAATGGAAGAAATGTAGAGAAAATAAATTCCGTTCTAGAGAAACTTCAAAAGCAATTTCCCGATTCAGAAGTGTCTGGAATAGTTGCAGATTTTGCTAAAAGAGAAGAAGTAATAAGTCTTTCGGAAAAACTTTTTGATGTCGATGTTCTGATCAATAATGTCGGGGTTTTCGGGGTTAACGATTTTTATGAAATACCTGATGAAGACTGGTACCAGTATTTTGAGATCAATGTAATGAGCGGGATGCGTTTGTCAAGAAAACTATTACCTGAAATGATCAGAAGGAACTCAGGAAGAATTATCTTTATTAGCAGTGAATCTGGAGTTAACATCCCTGAAAATATGATTCATTACGGAATGACAAAAGCAGCAATGTCAGCATTAAGCAATGGACTATCAAAACTTACAAAAGGAACATCTGTAACGGTTAATACAATTTTAGGCGGACCAACTTATTCAGATGGAGTGGCTATGGCTATAGAACATATTGCAGAAACACAAAATCTTACTGTTGAACAGATGAAAGATCTTATTATCCGGCAATCAAATCCACATATTCTTTTGCAAAGGTTTATAAATCCTGAGGAAATTGCTAATCTTACCATATTTCTTTCCAGTCCTCTTTCAATTGCAACTAACGGAGCCAGTCTAAGGGCGGATAGTGGAGTTCTGAAAATAATTTGA
- a CDS encoding CvfB family protein yields the protein MQLGKTQTLKISEKNNSGWILTDEAGEKAFLPKVFTQDDKEIDDEVEVFVYQDDGKLKATTEIPLAEVGEFAVMSCVQSLPSGAFMDWGIIKDLFIPYKQQKSKIIEAKRYLVYLYVDEDLDLITGTTKFKRNPQYEDLPFQKGDKVELIMMNESELGWNVVINKKYIGLIYVSDVFKKLYPLSEETGYIKAIREDGKIDVSLQPEGFENIDEFKQKILTKLEENYGLLHLSDKSSPEEIKDEIQMSKKNFKKAIGGLYKDKIIDILEDKIRLL from the coding sequence ATGCAACTCGGAAAAACTCAGACTCTAAAAATTTCAGAAAAAAATAACTCAGGATGGATCTTGACAGATGAAGCTGGTGAAAAAGCCTTTTTACCAAAAGTTTTCACTCAGGATGATAAGGAAATCGATGACGAAGTTGAAGTTTTCGTCTATCAGGATGATGGTAAACTGAAGGCAACTACTGAAATTCCATTAGCTGAAGTAGGAGAGTTTGCAGTAATGAGCTGTGTACAAAGTCTTCCAAGTGGAGCTTTTATGGATTGGGGAATTATTAAAGATTTATTTATTCCTTATAAGCAGCAAAAATCTAAAATTATCGAAGCTAAGAGATATCTTGTTTATCTTTATGTGGACGAAGATTTAGATCTGATCACCGGAACTACTAAATTCAAAAGAAATCCACAATATGAAGATTTGCCTTTCCAAAAAGGTGATAAAGTGGAATTAATTATGATGAATGAAAGTGAGCTGGGCTGGAATGTCGTTATCAATAAGAAATACATAGGATTGATCTATGTATCCGATGTATTCAAAAAATTGTATCCCCTTTCTGAAGAAACTGGATATATCAAAGCGATTCGTGAAGATGGTAAGATAGATGTTTCTTTACAACCTGAAGGCTTTGAAAATATAGATGAATTCAAACAAAAAATTCTTACAAAGCTTGAAGAAAACTATGGTCTTCTTCATCTGTCCGATAAATCTTCTCCTGAAGAAATCAAGGATGAAATTCAGATGAGCAAAAAGAATTTTAAGAAGGCTATCGGAGGTTTATATAAAGACAAAATTATCGATATCCTCGAAGATAAAATAAGATTATTATAA
- a CDS encoding TetR/AcrR family transcriptional regulator, translating to MSNQAKKDQTQELIKETAKNLFFVKGKFDATTQEIADEAGVNRTLINYYFRSRDNLVQIVFNEAQKVEQQKSKIIQDSGLPFKEKISQFIEGSLSTSLRYPYLETYIVSQINKGTCHQKDIEGNELEKLYNDIEKEMELGNIEKMKPIQFVLNMISLLVFPSAIRPLLMENLMIDDKEFDKIISERKEIIINMLFKN from the coding sequence ATGTCAAATCAAGCAAAAAAAGACCAAACACAAGAATTGATCAAAGAAACTGCGAAGAATTTATTCTTTGTGAAAGGAAAATTTGATGCTACAACGCAAGAGATTGCAGATGAAGCAGGAGTGAACAGGACGCTTATTAACTATTATTTTCGTTCCAGAGATAATCTGGTTCAAATTGTTTTTAATGAAGCGCAAAAGGTGGAGCAACAGAAATCTAAGATTATCCAGGATTCAGGGTTACCATTTAAAGAAAAAATAAGCCAGTTTATAGAAGGGAGTCTTTCGACAAGTTTACGCTATCCTTATCTGGAAACCTATATTGTTTCCCAAATCAATAAGGGTACTTGCCATCAAAAAGATATCGAGGGTAATGAGTTGGAAAAACTGTATAATGATATTGAAAAAGAAATGGAACTGGGAAACATCGAAAAGATGAAGCCTATTCAGTTTGTTTTAAATATGATTTCATTATTAGTCTTTCCAAGTGCCATACGACCTCTTTTAATGGAAAATCTAATGATTGATGATAAGGAGTTTGATAAGATCATTTCCGAGAGAAAAGAGATTATTATCAATATGTTATTTAAAAATTAG
- a CDS encoding TolC family protein produces the protein MKRKRITAIKLKIGIAAAFMIFGYSSVHAQQQVSLKEAIQQALKNKAEAKKAALQIKKAEYKIDEARAGALPQISANISNTFNPILQKSVLPGEILGMPGQMIPVTFGTKWQSVNSVTLNQNIFDQRVFIGLKAAKSTREFYILNSQLTNEQIIENVATAYYQVFVQEENLRTVEASYANTEKVRNVIKSLVDNGLAKSIDLDRTNVQLTNIGSNKQQLINGVEVSKNALKFYMGVPIETSIELEQKTIEPNPQLLGTNVSLEQRSELRVLNKQRELLQFSKKATEAFLYPTVGLTGNYGWQGLGNKVPYFTGSSQGTNWSDFASIGLAIKIPIFMGGQTKAQIQQAEIDIQDLDQDIENTKLSLSLDYKNAVSNMENAIITIESTKDNVGLADRVQKNTQSNYQYGLATLTEVLDAENALTQAKQNYANALLDYKQAEIKLIKAKGELNTLENQ, from the coding sequence ATGAAAAGAAAACGTATAACTGCAATTAAGCTCAAAATTGGGATAGCTGCTGCATTTATGATTTTCGGTTATTCATCAGTACATGCTCAACAGCAGGTTTCCTTAAAAGAAGCTATTCAGCAGGCACTTAAAAATAAGGCAGAAGCTAAAAAAGCTGCCTTACAGATAAAGAAAGCTGAATATAAGATTGATGAAGCCAGAGCCGGTGCGTTACCGCAGATCAGTGCTAATATCAGTAATACATTTAACCCTATTTTACAGAAATCAGTTCTTCCCGGTGAGATCTTAGGAATGCCTGGACAAATGATTCCTGTTACATTTGGAACAAAATGGCAGTCTGTAAACTCGGTAACTCTTAACCAGAATATTTTTGATCAAAGAGTTTTCATCGGTTTAAAAGCTGCAAAATCTACCCGTGAATTTTATATTCTTAATTCTCAATTAACAAATGAGCAGATTATTGAAAATGTAGCAACTGCTTATTATCAGGTATTTGTTCAGGAAGAGAACCTTAGAACTGTAGAAGCAAGTTATGCGAATACAGAAAAGGTAAGAAATGTTATTAAAAGTCTAGTAGATAACGGTCTTGCAAAATCAATTGATCTGGATCGTACGAATGTTCAGTTGACTAATATCGGTTCAAATAAACAGCAATTAATCAACGGGGTAGAGGTTTCGAAAAATGCTCTTAAGTTTTATATGGGAGTTCCTATTGAGACATCCATTGAGCTGGAACAAAAAACTATTGAGCCTAATCCTCAACTTCTGGGAACAAATGTGAGTCTTGAGCAAAGATCTGAATTAAGAGTTTTAAACAAACAAAGAGAACTTTTGCAATTCAGTAAAAAAGCAACTGAAGCTTTTCTGTATCCTACTGTTGGATTGACAGGTAATTATGGTTGGCAGGGATTAGGGAATAAGGTTCCTTATTTCACAGGTTCATCACAGGGAACCAATTGGAGTGATTTTGCTTCTATCGGTTTGGCTATCAAAATCCCAATCTTTATGGGAGGACAAACCAAGGCCCAGATACAACAAGCTGAAATTGATATTCAGGATTTAGATCAGGATATTGAAAACACAAAGTTAAGCCTGAGTTTGGATTATAAAAATGCTGTTTCCAATATGGAAAATGCAATCATTACGATCGAAAGTACAAAAGACAATGTAGGTTTGGCAGATCGGGTACAGAAAAATACTCAGTCTAACTATCAATATGGTTTGGCAACACTTACCGAAGTTTTGGATGCTGAAAATGCTCTGACACAGGCAAAGCAGAACTATGCTAATGCGCTGTTGGACTACAAACAGGCAGAAATAAAATTAATCAAGGCTAAAGGAGAATTAAACACGTTAGAAAATCAATAA
- a CDS encoding efflux RND transporter periplasmic adaptor subunit: MKKTLIYIIVAAVLIGLAAYKIAGNKEKQTKEVNEVAKQVDKINVNIVTVKRENIDTDYSANGTFLPKAEMNQSSEIAGRIVSVLVKEGSRVSAGQTLATIKRDAIEVDVSQAQNNLQNAIIDNQRYENAYKTGGVTKQQLDNSRLQLKNMQAAVKAQGVRVNDTNIRAGISGTINKKMVEPGTVVSVGTAMFEIVNINSLKLSVLVDESQIGRIQIGQEVPINVNVLPEDSFSGRITFIAPKSDASLNFPVEIEVPNRGNLKAGMYATAIFKTNHGAETQNMLTVPAEAFVNGVSSGQLFIVQNGAAKMIKVTVGKVYGDKVQVLSGLNGGEQVITSGQINLDNGSKVNIVK, encoded by the coding sequence ATGAAAAAAACTTTAATATATATTATCGTAGCAGCCGTACTTATTGGTTTGGCCGCTTATAAGATTGCCGGAAATAAAGAGAAACAGACGAAAGAAGTTAATGAAGTAGCTAAGCAGGTTGATAAAATAAACGTCAATATCGTTACTGTAAAAAGAGAAAATATCGATACGGATTATTCAGCTAATGGTACTTTTCTTCCCAAAGCAGAAATGAATCAATCTTCTGAAATTGCCGGACGTATTGTGAGTGTTTTGGTGAAAGAAGGATCAAGAGTTTCTGCAGGACAGACTTTAGCAACGATTAAGAGAGATGCTATAGAAGTAGATGTATCGCAGGCTCAGAATAATTTGCAAAATGCGATTATCGATAATCAACGTTACGAAAATGCTTACAAAACCGGAGGGGTTACTAAACAACAGCTTGACAATTCAAGATTACAGTTGAAAAATATGCAGGCTGCCGTAAAAGCTCAGGGAGTAAGAGTAAATGATACAAATATTCGTGCCGGAATCAGTGGTACAATTAATAAAAAAATGGTTGAACCAGGAACAGTAGTTTCTGTAGGAACAGCGATGTTTGAGATTGTAAATATCAACAGTTTGAAGTTATCGGTATTGGTCGATGAAAGCCAAATTGGAAGAATACAGATTGGTCAGGAAGTTCCTATTAATGTAAATGTTTTACCTGAAGATTCTTTCAGCGGAAGAATTACATTTATTGCTCCAAAAAGTGATGCTTCTTTAAATTTCCCGGTTGAAATTGAAGTTCCAAACAGAGGAAATTTAAAAGCAGGAATGTATGCAACTGCTATATTCAAAACAAATCACGGAGCGGAAACTCAGAATATGCTGACCGTTCCTGCAGAGGCGTTTGTAAACGGAGTAAGCTCCGGACAGTTGTTTATCGTTCAAAACGGAGCTGCTAAAATGATCAAAGTAACCGTTGGTAAAGTATACGGTGATAAAGTTCAGGTTCTAAGCGGGCTTAATGGAGGTGAGCAAGTAATAACGAGCGGACAGATCAACCTTGACAACGGATCTAAAGTGAATATTGTAAAGTAG